A window of Rufibacter sp. LB8 contains these coding sequences:
- a CDS encoding ribonuclease D, whose product MKEPAFVLEGKPVHVVETAEALQAAAHHLSQKPELALDLEFDQHHYTYGFTLCLIQISDGHDCFLIDPIPVKDLQPLWDVLENPAITKIFHHANNDLMLLSMLGCQVRNVIDTAVAAKILNYSKAALGVLLEEELGLKLDKSQQMSNWNHRPLTKRQLEYAAQDVLYLHALKEVMVMKIEGLGRMNWLLEEGKLLEEITYTEQEDPHLKIKFPQRLTYFQQFILLPIYEFRDQLAQKWNFPAGQVINTSALMALLTNPEGDIKDWLYHTKGIHGRVQQERYEGQLQRIVNGAVQEAYKRKIPHRLPPNPYPPRLKTPETEARRDQFGLVLKALIDKVGAYTAPMLLDQSIITHYSQTGEVVIPKKYAREIVLATAEELNITL is encoded by the coding sequence ATGAAGGAACCTGCATTCGTTCTGGAGGGAAAACCGGTACACGTGGTAGAGACGGCCGAGGCGCTGCAAGCGGCGGCCCACCATCTCAGCCAGAAACCAGAGCTCGCCCTAGACCTTGAGTTTGACCAGCACCATTACACCTACGGCTTCACGCTTTGCCTGATTCAGATATCAGACGGGCATGACTGTTTTTTGATTGACCCTATTCCGGTGAAAGACCTGCAGCCCCTCTGGGACGTGCTGGAGAACCCGGCCATCACCAAGATTTTCCACCACGCCAACAATGATTTAATGTTGTTGAGCATGTTGGGCTGCCAGGTGCGCAACGTGATTGACACCGCCGTGGCCGCCAAAATCCTCAACTACTCCAAGGCCGCTCTGGGCGTGTTGCTGGAAGAGGAACTGGGCCTCAAGCTGGACAAATCACAGCAGATGAGCAATTGGAACCACCGGCCTTTGACCAAACGCCAGTTGGAATACGCCGCCCAAGACGTGCTCTATCTGCATGCTTTAAAGGAAGTGATGGTCATGAAGATTGAAGGCCTGGGCCGCATGAACTGGCTTTTGGAAGAAGGGAAACTGCTGGAGGAAATCACCTACACCGAGCAGGAAGACCCGCACCTCAAAATCAAGTTTCCGCAGCGGCTCACGTATTTTCAGCAGTTCATTTTGTTGCCTATTTATGAGTTCAGAGACCAGCTGGCGCAGAAATGGAACTTCCCGGCGGGCCAAGTGATCAATACCAGCGCACTCATGGCCCTGCTCACCAACCCCGAAGGCGACATCAAAGACTGGCTTTACCACACCAAAGGCATTCATGGCCGGGTGCAGCAGGAGCGCTATGAGGGGCAACTGCAACGCATTGTAAACGGGGCCGTCCAGGAGGCCTACAAACGCAAAATTCCGCATCGTCTGCCGCCTAACCCATATCCGCCCCGGCTCAAGACGCCAGAAACGGAGGCCCGCCGCGACCAATTTGGGTTGGTGCTGAAAGCTTTGATAGATAAAGTTGGGGCTTACACCGCGCCCATGCTGCTGGACCAAAGCATTATCACGCACTATAGCCAAACCGGCGAAGTGGTGATTCCCAAAAAATACGCCCGCGAGATAGTTCTGGCCACCGCAGAGGAACTGAACATCACGCTGTAG
- a CDS encoding SIMPL domain-containing protein translates to MKALSYTTLAFFFALLSFSTMAQQSSIPPLVSVSGQGEVKVQPDQITFMTGVEVREKTLEEARKVADQRTAALIAYLKKSGVEEKNIQTAYLYLQPIYNGEYGQTTPQFYLANRTVTVILTKVQGFDALLEGLYKAGANRVDGISFQSTQLKKHQDEARKKAIQDAKQKATMLAAELGAKVGRPYQINEGGANAPGPVFAKMARQELSMDSGGGSTLALGQITITSSVDVSFILE, encoded by the coding sequence ATGAAAGCATTATCCTACACCACCCTTGCGTTCTTTTTCGCCTTGCTCAGCTTCTCTACTATGGCCCAACAAAGCTCCATCCCGCCGCTGGTGAGCGTTTCTGGCCAGGGCGAAGTGAAAGTGCAACCTGACCAGATCACGTTTATGACCGGCGTGGAAGTGCGCGAGAAAACCCTGGAAGAGGCCCGCAAGGTAGCCGACCAACGCACCGCCGCCCTTATTGCCTACCTCAAGAAAAGCGGCGTGGAAGAAAAAAACATCCAGACGGCCTACCTTTACTTACAGCCAATTTACAACGGTGAATACGGACAGACCACGCCGCAATTTTACCTCGCCAACCGCACCGTCACCGTCATTCTGACCAAAGTGCAGGGCTTTGACGCGCTGCTGGAAGGCTTGTACAAGGCCGGTGCTAACCGCGTGGACGGCATCAGTTTCCAGAGTACGCAACTGAAAAAGCACCAGGACGAAGCCCGCAAGAAAGCCATTCAAGACGCCAAACAGAAAGCCACCATGTTAGCCGCTGAACTGGGTGCCAAAGTGGGCAGACCGTACCAAATCAATGAAGGCGGCGCCAACGCCCCTGGCCCTGTGTTCGCGAAAATGGCCAGACAAGAACTGTCCATGGACAGCGGCGGCGGCTCAACCTTGGCGTTGGGGCAAATCACCATCACTTCGTCTGTTGACGTGAGTTTCATTCTGGAATAA
- a CDS encoding PRC-barrel domain-containing protein gives MAYSSSNGPARLTPLHDLKDFKVADRNLDVRNWEVIGADGQRLGKVDDLIVDRELMKVRYLDIDVDKDRFLPDTDARHLLVPIGAAHLDDDNNQVFLANIDQNALTRFPFYRGGAVDSDLEYRVMHAFTKPNDAYMAPAATAAPTADFYQNDHFNEERFYQKNQNSGMMNAGGVSGGGVQDDIATIERLKQMLDQGTITQEEFAVLKRKAIGF, from the coding sequence ATGGCATATTCATCTTCCAACGGACCAGCCCGCCTGACGCCGTTACATGACCTCAAAGATTTTAAAGTAGCTGACCGCAACCTGGACGTTAGAAACTGGGAAGTAATAGGCGCCGACGGCCAACGCCTGGGAAAAGTAGACGACCTCATTGTAGACCGTGAACTCATGAAAGTGCGCTACCTGGACATTGACGTGGACAAAGACCGGTTTCTCCCAGACACAGACGCCCGTCACCTGCTGGTACCCATTGGGGCCGCGCACCTAGACGATGACAACAACCAGGTGTTCCTGGCCAACATTGACCAGAATGCCCTCACGCGCTTTCCGTTTTACCGCGGCGGCGCCGTAGATTCTGATTTGGAATACCGCGTCATGCACGCCTTTACCAAACCCAATGACGCCTACATGGCCCCGGCGGCCACCGCTGCCCCAACCGCAGATTTCTACCAGAACGACCACTTCAATGAAGAACGCTTCTACCAGAAAAACCAAAACAGCGGCATGATGAATGCTGGCGGCGTGAGCGGCGGCGGCGTGCAAGACGATATTGCCACCATTGAACGGCTTAAGCAGATGCTGGACCAGGGCACCATTACCCAAGAGGAGTTCGCGGTGCTCAAGAGAAAGGCCATCGGGTTCTAG